The Longimicrobiaceae bacterium genome window below encodes:
- a CDS encoding PRTRC system ThiF family protein has product MRTHRISPRLLDGPVQMLVVGAGGTGAAFASGLPYLHQAMRALGHPGGLKVTLADGDTVSESNCVRQPFSLHEVGRNKAEVLITRLNWFWGLDWSASPHFVAPDDDLTPYQIVVGCVDSRAARAMLAESSRRSWSVLYWLDAGNGNDFGQVVLGEPRGSGGGMRLPTVAELLPDVVAPGPEEAGPSCSAAEALTRQAPFTNHVLAYHMLYLLGQLFRHGELSHHGLFLNLAEGTTQPIPVDPEQWAQMMAASPVGDGRGTTGESTPAPLLPLAA; this is encoded by the coding sequence ATGAGGACCCACCGGATCTCCCCGCGCCTGCTGGACGGTCCGGTCCAGATGCTGGTGGTGGGCGCCGGCGGCACGGGCGCGGCGTTCGCGAGCGGCCTCCCGTACCTGCACCAGGCGATGCGCGCGCTCGGCCACCCGGGCGGGCTCAAGGTGACGCTCGCGGACGGGGACACTGTGAGCGAGTCCAACTGCGTGCGGCAGCCGTTCAGCCTGCACGAGGTCGGGCGCAACAAGGCGGAGGTGCTGATCACCCGTCTCAACTGGTTCTGGGGGCTCGACTGGTCGGCCAGCCCGCACTTCGTCGCGCCCGACGACGACCTGACACCCTACCAGATCGTGGTCGGCTGCGTCGACAGCCGCGCCGCCCGCGCCATGCTGGCGGAGTCGTCGCGGCGGTCGTGGAGCGTGTTGTACTGGCTGGACGCGGGGAACGGGAACGACTTCGGGCAGGTCGTGCTGGGCGAGCCGCGCGGGAGCGGAGGCGGGATGCGCCTTCCCACCGTCGCGGAGCTGCTCCCCGACGTGGTCGCGCCGGGGCCGGAGGAGGCGGGCCCTTCGTGCTCGGCGGCGGAAGCCCTGACCCGCCAGGCGCCGTTCACCAACCACGTTCTCGCGTACCACATGCTGTACCTGCTGGGGCAGCTCTTCCGGCATGGCGAGCTGAGCCACCACGGGCTCTTCCTCAACCTCGCGGAGGGCACGACGCAGCCGATCCCCGTTGATCCCGAGCAGTGGGCGCAGATGATGGCGGCCAGCCCCGTCGGGGACGGCCGGGGTACCACGGGGGAGAGCACCCCCGCTCCGCTCCTGCCCCTGGCCGCCTGA
- a CDS encoding PRTRC system protein B has product MIETHISTGTDLSLQLKEAILLYRGSGGAGGKTYLEARRIVEGPNGPEYGAGRPVDAGFLARVLREAPVRVLSVVHRRLLASGDGEAVWWSPAGPRTPFFSRTGPLGEHSLQTVAMPALVFHAQKRRLRVRALACRGMPGARAPLYHAPLWNVYTTGWLCMGSMPIPPGQPVDCIEAWEAAFWDTAFTTPHHTHLSRHPFGYAAMLTDLRTLPRFPARWLVPAHERLESWLNR; this is encoded by the coding sequence ATGATCGAAACCCACATCAGCACCGGCACCGACCTCTCGCTCCAGCTGAAGGAAGCGATCCTCCTCTACCGCGGCAGCGGCGGCGCTGGCGGCAAGACCTACTTGGAGGCGCGGCGCATCGTCGAAGGGCCGAACGGCCCGGAGTACGGCGCGGGACGCCCGGTGGACGCCGGATTCCTGGCCCGCGTGCTCCGCGAGGCCCCCGTGCGCGTGCTCTCCGTCGTCCACCGGCGCCTCCTCGCGAGCGGCGACGGTGAAGCCGTCTGGTGGTCGCCGGCCGGCCCCCGGACCCCGTTCTTCTCCAGGACGGGGCCGCTCGGCGAGCACAGCCTGCAGACGGTCGCCATGCCCGCGCTGGTCTTCCACGCGCAGAAGCGCCGGCTCCGGGTGCGCGCGCTCGCCTGCCGCGGCATGCCGGGCGCCCGCGCCCCGCTGTACCACGCCCCGCTCTGGAACGTGTACACGACGGGATGGCTCTGCATGGGGAGCATGCCGATCCCGCCGGGGCAGCCGGTGGACTGCATCGAGGCGTGGGAGGCCGCGTTCTGGGACACGGCCTTCACCACACCCCACCACACCCACCTCTCGCGGCACCCGTTCGGGTACGCCGCGATGCTCACCGACCTGCGCACCCTGCCCCGCTTCCCCGCACGCTGGCTGGTGCCCGCCCACGAGAGGCTGGAATCATGGCTGAACCGATGA
- a CDS encoding PRTRC system protein C, with the protein MSTALAAPPPAAPVIPLSIVATPVVRRWRYKGVTLEDPLPGRSLEAVRRIHATNYAAVLNAKIDGPTYEGGVEVYSYTPQGGTFG; encoded by the coding sequence ATGTCCACCGCGCTTGCAGCGCCCCCGCCCGCTGCGCCCGTGATTCCCCTGTCCATCGTCGCGACCCCTGTCGTCCGCAGGTGGAGGTACAAGGGCGTCACGCTGGAGGATCCGCTGCCGGGGAGGTCGCTGGAGGCCGTGCGGCGCATTCACGCGACCAACTACGCGGCGGTGCTCAACGCCAAGATCGACGGCCCCACCTACGAAGGGGGCGTGGAGGTCTACTCGTACACGCCCCAGGGCGGCACCTTCGGGTGA